In Kiritimatiellales bacterium, the following are encoded in one genomic region:
- a CDS encoding pyridoxine 5'-phosphate synthase has protein sequence MLMKLGVNIDHVATLRQARRATYPDTLEAAEACARAGAISITIHLREDRRHIQDHDLYRLSEQCPLPINLEMANSEEIIQIALKVKPEEICLVPEKRQEITTEGGLNVIAHFDSLQETIQRLQDNGSEVSLFVEPDEKILDACAGLGARVVELHTGSYCEAADESTAGTLLDKLISGAEHAHNLGLQVNAGHGINLVTIAGIKKIPHLDTLNIGHSIVARAVFTGLENAVQEMIDAMK, from the coding sequence ATGCTTATGAAACTTGGTGTTAATATCGATCATGTTGCAACGCTCCGGCAGGCGCGCCGCGCAACCTATCCGGACACACTTGAAGCGGCAGAAGCCTGCGCCCGCGCCGGTGCAATCAGTATCACGATTCATCTGCGCGAAGACCGGCGGCATATTCAGGATCACGACCTGTACCGGCTCAGTGAACAATGTCCGCTGCCGATCAATCTCGAAATGGCAAACTCGGAAGAGATCATTCAGATTGCGCTGAAAGTGAAACCGGAGGAAATCTGCCTTGTGCCGGAAAAGCGGCAGGAAATAACCACTGAAGGCGGACTTAATGTTATCGCACATTTCGATTCCCTCCAAGAAACTATCCAGCGGCTGCAGGACAATGGCTCAGAAGTCAGTCTGTTTGTTGAGCCGGACGAAAAAATTCTCGATGCCTGTGCCGGACTCGGTGCGCGTGTGGTTGAACTGCACACCGGCTCCTATTGCGAGGCAGCGGATGAATCCACTGCCGGAACTCTGCTCGACAAATTAATCTCCGGCGCCGAACACGCGCACAACCTCGGACTGCAGGTGAATGCCGGACACGGAATCAATCTTGTGACCATCGCCGGCATAAAAAAAATTCCGCATCTCGATACACTCAATATCGGACACAGCATTGTCGCGCGCGCTGTATTCACCGGACTTGAAAATGCTGTGCAGGAAATGATTGATGCGATGAAATGA